A genome region from Camelina sativa cultivar DH55 chromosome 10, Cs, whole genome shotgun sequence includes the following:
- the LOC104717837 gene encoding CBL-interacting serine/threonine-protein kinase 8-like isoform X1, whose protein sequence is MVVRKVGKYELGRTIGEGTFAKVKFAQNTETGESVAMKIVDRSTILKRKMVDQIKREISIMKLVRHPCVVRLYEVLASRTKIYIILEYITGGELFDQIVRNGRLGESEARKYFQQLIDGVDYCHSKGVYHRDLKPENLLLDSQGNLKISDFGLSALPEQGVTILKTTCGTPNYVAPEVLSHKGYNGAVADVWSCGVILYVLMAGYLPFDELDLPTLYSKIDKAEFACPSYFALGAKSLINRILDPNPETRITIAEIRKDEWFLKDYTPVQLIDYEHVNLDDVYAAFDDPEEQIYAQDGTGDTGPLTLNAFDLIVLSQGLNLATLFDRGKDSMKHQTRFISHKPASVVLSSMEVVSQSMGFKTHIRNYKMRVEGLSANKTSHFSVILEVFKVAPSIFMVDIQNAAGDAEEYLKFYKTFCSKLDDIIWKPPDASVRNRITKAKSKSRR, encoded by the exons ATGGTGGTAAGGAAGGTTGGCAAGTATGAATTAGGTAGAACTATCGGCGAAGGCACCTTCGCTAAAGTCAAGTTCGCTCAGAATACGGAGACCGGTGAGAGCGTCGCCATGAAAATCGTGGATCGTAGTACTATCCTCAAGCGCAAGATGGTTGATCAG ATTAAGAGAGAGATCTCGATAATGAAGCTTGTTCGTCATCCTTGTGTTGTTCGTCTTTATGAG gttctgGCGAGCAGAACTAAGATTTATATCATCTTGGAGTACATTACTGGTGGTGAACTGTTTGATCAAATT GTTCGTAATGGGCGTCTTGGTGAATCTGAAGCTAGGAAATACTTTCAACAGCTTATTGATGGAGTTGATTACTGCCACAGTAAAGGTGTCTACCATAGAGATCTAAAG CCGGAAAATCTTCTGCTGGATTCTCAAGGAAACCTGAAGATATCCGATTTTGGCCTCAGTGCCTTACCTGAGCAA GGAGTTACCATCCTAAAGACAACATGTGGAACTCCCAATTACGTTGCTCCCGAG gttctCAGTCACAAGGGCTACAATGGTGCTGTGGCAGATGTATGGTCCTGTGGGGTCATACTTTATGTTCTCATGGCAGGATATCTTCCATTTGATGAACTTGACCTGCCAACTTTATATAGTAAG ATCGACAAAGCTGAGTTCGCTTGCCCTTCATATTTTGCTTTGGGGGCAAAGTCCTTGATTAATAGAATTTTGGATCCAAATCCTGAAACT CGAATTACAATTGCAGAAATCAGGAAAGATGAATGGTTTCTAAAGGATTACACTCCTGTACAACTTATCGATTACGAACATGTTAACCTGGATGATGTATATGCTGCTTTTGATGATCCGGAG GAACAAATATATGCACAGGATGGAACAGGGGACACCGGTCCATTGACTCTAAATGCGTTTGACCTAATTGTTCTATCCCAGGGCCTGAACCTTGCAACACTTTTTGACCGTGGAAAG GACTCCATGAAGCATCAGACAAGGTTCATCTCACACAAGCCAGCAAGCGTGGTTCTTTCAAGCATGGAAGTTGTGTCGCAGTCCATGGGCTTTAAGACGCACATTCGTAATTACAAG ATGAGAGTAGAAGGATTATCTGCAAATAAGACGTCTCATTTCTCCGTCATTCTAGAA GTCTTCAAAGTTGCACCATCAATTTTCATGGTAGACATTCAAAACGCAGCAGGAGACGCAGAAGAATACCTTAAG TTCTACAAGACTTTTTGTAGTAAGCTTGACGACATCATTTGGAAGCCGCCAGATGCATCTGTGAGAAATCGAATCACCAAGGCGAAGAGTAAAAGTCGACGTTGA
- the LOC104717837 gene encoding CBL-interacting serine/threonine-protein kinase 8-like isoform X2, whose protein sequence is MVVRKVGKYELGRTIGEGTFAKVKFAQNTETGESVAMKIVDRSTILKRKMVDQIKREISIMKLVRHPCVVRLYEVLASRTKIYIILEYITGGELFDQIVRNGRLGESEARKYFQQLIDGVDYCHSKGVYHRDLKPENLLLDSQGNLKISDFGLSALPEQGVTILKTTCGTPNYVAPEVLSHKGYNGAVADVWSCGVILYVLMAGYLPFDELDLPTLYSKIDKAEFACPSYFALGAKSLINRILDPNPETRITIAEIRKDEWFLKDYTPVQLIDYEHVNLDDVYAAFDDPEEQIYAQDGTGDTGPLTLNAFDLIVLSQGLNLATLFDRGKDSMKHQTRFISHKPASVVLSSMEVVSQSMGFKTHIRNYKMRVEGLSANKTSHFSVILEQETQKNTLSSTRLFVVSLTTSFGSRQMHL, encoded by the exons ATGGTGGTAAGGAAGGTTGGCAAGTATGAATTAGGTAGAACTATCGGCGAAGGCACCTTCGCTAAAGTCAAGTTCGCTCAGAATACGGAGACCGGTGAGAGCGTCGCCATGAAAATCGTGGATCGTAGTACTATCCTCAAGCGCAAGATGGTTGATCAG ATTAAGAGAGAGATCTCGATAATGAAGCTTGTTCGTCATCCTTGTGTTGTTCGTCTTTATGAG gttctgGCGAGCAGAACTAAGATTTATATCATCTTGGAGTACATTACTGGTGGTGAACTGTTTGATCAAATT GTTCGTAATGGGCGTCTTGGTGAATCTGAAGCTAGGAAATACTTTCAACAGCTTATTGATGGAGTTGATTACTGCCACAGTAAAGGTGTCTACCATAGAGATCTAAAG CCGGAAAATCTTCTGCTGGATTCTCAAGGAAACCTGAAGATATCCGATTTTGGCCTCAGTGCCTTACCTGAGCAA GGAGTTACCATCCTAAAGACAACATGTGGAACTCCCAATTACGTTGCTCCCGAG gttctCAGTCACAAGGGCTACAATGGTGCTGTGGCAGATGTATGGTCCTGTGGGGTCATACTTTATGTTCTCATGGCAGGATATCTTCCATTTGATGAACTTGACCTGCCAACTTTATATAGTAAG ATCGACAAAGCTGAGTTCGCTTGCCCTTCATATTTTGCTTTGGGGGCAAAGTCCTTGATTAATAGAATTTTGGATCCAAATCCTGAAACT CGAATTACAATTGCAGAAATCAGGAAAGATGAATGGTTTCTAAAGGATTACACTCCTGTACAACTTATCGATTACGAACATGTTAACCTGGATGATGTATATGCTGCTTTTGATGATCCGGAG GAACAAATATATGCACAGGATGGAACAGGGGACACCGGTCCATTGACTCTAAATGCGTTTGACCTAATTGTTCTATCCCAGGGCCTGAACCTTGCAACACTTTTTGACCGTGGAAAG GACTCCATGAAGCATCAGACAAGGTTCATCTCACACAAGCCAGCAAGCGTGGTTCTTTCAAGCATGGAAGTTGTGTCGCAGTCCATGGGCTTTAAGACGCACATTCGTAATTACAAG ATGAGAGTAGAAGGATTATCTGCAAATAAGACGTCTCATTTCTCCGTCATTCTAGAA CAGGAGACGCAGAAGAATACCTTAAG TTCTACAAGACTTTTTGTAGTAAGCTTGACGACATCATTTGGAAGCCGCCAGATGCATCTGTGA
- the LOC104717840 gene encoding F-box protein FBX14-like: MTEEEDSSAAKMSEDVKRYLKLDPRSSSATSEPPCSSSSSSSSAALANKSRNFKSFEPPCPDHVLENVLENVLQFLTSRCDRNAVSLVCRSWWRVEAQTRFEVFIGNCYSLSPVRLTHRFTRVRSLVLKGKPRFADFNLMPRNWGAQFAPWVAATAKAYPWLEKVHLKRMFVTDDDLALLAESFPGFKELTLVCCEGFGTSGMAVVANKCRQLKVLDLLESEVTDDEVDWLSCFPAGETHLESLSFDCVESPISFNALEGLVVRSPFLKKLRMNRFVSLDELHRLMVRAPQLTSLGTGSFSPDNVLQGEQEPDYAAAFRACKSITCLSGFRDLTPESLPAISPVCANLTSLNFSYANISPDMLKPIIRNCHNIRVFWALDTICDEGLQAVAATCKELRELRVFPFDPREDSEGPISGVGLQAISEGCRKLESILYFCQRMTNGAVTAMSENCPQLTVFRLCIMGRHRPDHVTGKPMDDGFGAIVKNCKKLTRLAVSGLLTDEAFSYIGEYGKLIRTLSVAFAGNSDRALRYVLEGCPKLQKLEIRDSPFGDVGLRSGMHRYCNMRFVWLSSCVLSRGGCREVAHALPNVVVEVFGSDDDDDDDTVTGDYVETLYLYRSLDGPRKDAPKFVTIL; this comes from the exons atgacagaagaagaagatagctCAGCAGCAAAAATGTCAGAGGATGTTAAGAGATATCTCAAGTTGGATCCACGCTCCTCCTCCGCTACTTCTGAACCAccttgctcctcctcctcctcctcctcctctgctgCATTGGCTAACAAGTCCCGAAATTTCAAATCTTTCGAGCCGCCCTGTCCAGACCATGTCCTCGAGAACGTTCTTGAAAACGTGCTTCAGTTCCTCACTTCCAGATGCGATCGCAACGCTGTGTCATTGGTCTGCAGATCGTGGTGGCGGGTCGAGGCTCAGACCAGATTCGAGGTTTTTATCGGTAACTGTTACTCGCTCTCTCCTGTTCGGCTTACTCACCGGTTCACGCGTGTTAGGTCTTTAGTGCTCAAAGGGAAACCTAGGTTTGCTGATTTTAATCTCATGCCTCGCAATTGGGGAGCTCAGTTCGCTCCCTGGGTTGCTGCTACGGCCAAGGCTTACCCTTGGCTCGAGAAGGTCCATTTGAAACGCATGTTTGTTACTGATGATGATTTAGCTCTTCTCGCTGAGTCGTTTCCTGGCTTCAAGGAGCTTACGTTGGTCTGCTGTGAAGGTTTTGGAACCAGTGGTATGGCTGTTGTTGCTAACAAATGCAG ACAGCTAAAGGTCCTTGATCTGCTGGAGTCAGAAGTCACCGATGACGAAGTGGATTGGCTTTCTTGTTTTCCTGCTGGTGAAACGCATCTGGAGTCTTTATCTTTTGACTGTGTTGAATCCCCTATCAGTTTCAATGCATTGGAAGGGCTTGTGGTCAGGTCACCGTTCTTGAAGAAACTTAGAATGAACAGGTTTGTTTCCCTTGATGAGCTGCATCGACTAATGGTTCGAGCACCGCAGTTAACGAGTCTTGGGACGGGATCATTCAGTCCAGACAATGTGCTTCAGGGTGAACAAGAACCGGATTATGCAGCTGCTTTTCGTGCTTGTAAATCCATAACTTGTCTCTCGGGATTCAGGGATTTAACGCCGGAGTCTCTCCCAGCTATCTCTCCTGTTTGTGCTAATCTCACCTCTCTTAACTTTAGTTATGCTAACATTTCTCCTGACATGCTCAAGCCCATCATACGCAACTGTCACAATATCCGAGTCTTCTGG GCTCTTGACACGATATGCGATGAAGGATTACAGGCAGTGGCAGCAACATGCAAGGAGCTCCGTGAGCTTCGGGTTTTCCCTTTCGATCCTCGTGAAGACAGCGAAGGTCCTATCTCGGGAGTAGGCCTCCAAGCAATTTCAGAGGGATGTAGAAAACTAGAGTCTATCCTCTACTTCTGCCAGCGGATGACTAATGGAGCTGTAACAGCCATGTCTGAGAACTGTCCTCAGCTTACCGTGTTTAGGCTTTGCATAATGGGTCGCCATAGGCCTGACCATGTGACAGGAAAGCCAATGGACGATGGATTTGGTGCCATTGTTAAAAACTGCAAGAAGCTAACCAGACTTGCAGTATCTGGGTTACTGACAGATGAAGCTTTTAGCTATATAGGAGAATATGGGAAACTGATCCGTACGCTATCTGTAGCTTTTGCTGGGAACAGTGACAGGGCTCTGAGATATGTTCTTGAGGGCTGTCCTAAACTGCAAAAGCTTGAAATCAGGGACAGTCCTTTTGGGGATGTTGGGTTGCGCTCTGGTATGCATCGGTATTGCAATATGAGGTTTGTTTGGTTGTCGTCATGTGTCTTATCCCGGGGAGGCTGCAGGGAAGTTGCTCATGCTCTGCCAAATGTAGTGGTGGAGGTGTTTGggtcagatgatgatgatgacgatgacaCAGTCACTGGGGATTATGTTGAGACATTGTACTTGTATCGGTCCCTTGATGGCCCAAGGAAGGATGCTCCAAAGTTTGTAACaattttatga
- the LOC104717838 gene encoding esterase AGAP003155-like: MGSEGGSSIVRKPRFLCLHGFRTSGEIMKTQLNKWPKSVTDRLDLVFLDAPFPCQGKSDVDGIFDPPYYEWFQFNKEFTEYTNFEKCLEFLEDRMIKLGPFDGLIGFSQGAILSGGLPGMQAKGVALQKVPKIKFIIIIGGAMLKSTKLIENAYSSSLDTLSLHFLGETDFLKPYGTQLIEFFKNPVVVHHPKGHTVPRLDEKSLEKVTGFIETIEQHLVMEEDKKNGEETNSKPK, translated from the exons ATGGGAAGCGAAGGAGGATCGTCGATTGTGAGGAAACCAAGGTTTTTGTGTCTCCATGGATTTCGAACGAGCGGAGAGATTATGAAGACACAGCTTAACAAGTGGCCTAAATCTGTAACTGATCGGTTGGATCTCGTGTTTCTCGACGCACCTTTTCCTTGTCAAGGCAAATCTGATGTTGATGGCATCTTTGATCCTCCTTATTACGAGTGGTTTCAATTTAACAAG GAATTCACAGAGTATACCAACTTCGAGAAATGTTTGGAGTTTTTGGAAGATCGTATGATCAAGCTTGGTCCCTTTGATGGTCTCATTGGGTTTTCTCAGGGGGCAATTTTGTCTGGGGGTTTACCAGGAATGCAAGCTAAG GGAGTTGCACTTCAGAAAGTGCCAAAGATCAAGTTCATCATAATCATTGGAGGAGCTATGTTGAAATCCACGAAGCTGATAGAGAATGCGTATTCATCTTCCTTGGACACTCTCTCCCTCCACTTTTTAG GAGAGACTGATTTCTTGAAACCTTACGGAACCCAGCTGATAGAATTCTTCAAGAATCCGGTTGTCGTTCATCATCCCAAAGGCCATACCGTCCCCAGGCTTGATGAAAAAAGCTTGGAGAAAGTTACTGGCTTCATCGAGACCATAGAGCAGCATCTGGTGATGgaggaagacaagaagaatGGTGAAGAGACTAATAGTAAGCCGAAATAG
- the LOC104717844 gene encoding uncharacterized protein LOC104717844, which produces MRRRGKEEDEVELLLQAAQDEMILKLSVDSHASRSSSDYLDPDLHSRFLALKSQKKNKDHQKRRPRSPTKSKDVTEETPEDLMLRFSALKTSLPSASSSPSSSVSKPVLLQDEIEEEEIGEDAEVEKLIQWAIDAARLDPSPPSDDDDNQSSDDDDDSTRVVKR; this is translated from the coding sequence ATGAGGAGAAGAGgcaaggaagaagacgaagtggAGCTTTTGCTTCAAGCTGCTCAAGATGAGATGATACTCAAGCTCTCTGTTGATTCCCACGCTTCTCGATCTTCTTCCGATTACTTAGATCCAGATCTCCATTCTAGATTCCTCGCTCTCAAATCtcagaagaagaataaagatcATCAGAAACGACGGCCGAGATCGCCGACGAAATCAAAGGATGTGACTGAAGAGACGCCGGAAGATCTCATGCTCAGATTCTCGGCTCTCAAGACTTCTCTCCCCTCCGCATCTTCTTCGCCTTCGTCCTCTGTTTCCAAACCTGTTCTTCTTCAGGatgagatcgaagaagaagaaatcggagAAGATGCTGAAGTGGAGAAACTGATTCAATGGGCTATAGACGCCGCTCGTCTCGATCCTTCTCCTCCGTCTGACGATGATGACAATCAGAGTTccgatgacgatgatgattcaACGAGAGTTGTCAAACGCTAA
- the LOC104717843 gene encoding bark storage protein A isoform X3: protein MVNAAAVTQQMIDVFNVKGIVHFGIAGNMNNSMSIGDVSIPKQITNAGLWDWLNPNKAKEGEDAASLDIGSYNIPQGDGNNELGSLKYGNEQLYSVTGHINSPQNVFWINTTQEWLHLAAGLEKMELSQCVNSSLCLPKKPKLVVGLKAATANIFVDNAAYRNFLHETFGVSSSDMESSAVAMTCASNGYPIIVIRGLSDLAGVGGANTVHKFGSLAATNTAKAVLEFIKKLPLS, encoded by the exons ATG GTGAACGCAGCAGCAGTAACACAACAGATGATAGATGTGTTCAATGTGAAAGGTATTGTGCATTTTGGTATTGCAGGAAATATGAACAACTCAATGTCCATAGGAGATGTGAGCATTCCTAAGCAAATCACCAATGCTGGCTTGTGGGATTGGCTG AATCCAAACAAAGCAAAGGAAGGTGAAGATGCAGCGTCCTTAGATATCGGGAGCTATAATATTCCACAAGGAGATGGCAACAATGAGTTAGGGAGTCTCAAATACGGTAACGAGCAACTATATTCAGTCACAGGTCACATCAATTCACCTCAGAACGTCTTTTGGATCAATACAACTCAAGAGTGGCTTCATCTTGCAGCTGGTCTAGAG AAGATGGAGCTGTCGCAGTGTGTCAATTCAAGTTTGTGTCttccaaagaaaccaaaattggTGGTCGGATTAAAAGCAGCCACAGCTAACATATTTGTGGATAATGCAGCTTATAGAAATTTCTTACACGAAACTTTTGGAGTTTCCTCCTCAGATATGGAGAGCTCTGCAGTGGCTATG ACGTGCGCATCAAATGGGTATCCAATAATCGTGATAAGGGGGTTATCAGATTTAGCTGGAGTAGGAGGAGCTAACACAGTTCATAAGTTTGGATCTTTGGCTGCCACTAACACTGCCAAAGCTGTATTAGAGTTCATTAAGAAGCTCCCACTGTCCtaa
- the LOC104717843 gene encoding bark storage protein A isoform X1 — MASQDHTLNCLLPLLIIIIISSSHVLPVSPTSSNKLESAIPIRKLNRRGTYIGLVTVIETEEDAFLRSVDFRPDPTRPFLDLSGRRFRIGKIHEKKVVYVRCGRGMVNAAAVTQQMIDVFNVKGIVHFGIAGNMNNSMSIGDVSIPKQITNAGLWDWLNPNKAKEGEDAASLDIGSYNIPQGDGNNELGSLKYGNEQLYSVTGHINSPQNVFWINTTQEWLHLAAGLEKMELSQCVNSSLCLPKKPKLVVGLKAATANIFVDNAAYRNFLHETFGVSSSDMESSAVAMTCASNGYPIIVIRGLSDLAGVGGANTVHKFGSLAATNTAKAVLEFIKKLPLS, encoded by the exons aTGGCTTCCCAGGACCACACTCTtaattgtcttcttcctctactcatcatcatcataatctcaTCCTCCCACGTTTTGCCTGTTTCACCCACATCTTCCAACAAACTAGAATCCGCCATTCCCATCAGAAAACTCAACCGCAGAGGAACTTACATCGGCCTCGTGACTGTCATTGAGACCGAAGAAGATGCTTTTCTCCGCAGCGTCGATTTCAGACCCGACCCTACTCGTCCCTTCTTGGATCTCTCTG GAAGACGATTTCGAATAGGGAAGATTCACGAGAAAAAGGTTGTGTATGTTAGATGTGGGAGAGGAATG GTGAACGCAGCAGCAGTAACACAACAGATGATAGATGTGTTCAATGTGAAAGGTATTGTGCATTTTGGTATTGCAGGAAATATGAACAACTCAATGTCCATAGGAGATGTGAGCATTCCTAAGCAAATCACCAATGCTGGCTTGTGGGATTGGCTG AATCCAAACAAAGCAAAGGAAGGTGAAGATGCAGCGTCCTTAGATATCGGGAGCTATAATATTCCACAAGGAGATGGCAACAATGAGTTAGGGAGTCTCAAATACGGTAACGAGCAACTATATTCAGTCACAGGTCACATCAATTCACCTCAGAACGTCTTTTGGATCAATACAACTCAAGAGTGGCTTCATCTTGCAGCTGGTCTAGAG AAGATGGAGCTGTCGCAGTGTGTCAATTCAAGTTTGTGTCttccaaagaaaccaaaattggTGGTCGGATTAAAAGCAGCCACAGCTAACATATTTGTGGATAATGCAGCTTATAGAAATTTCTTACACGAAACTTTTGGAGTTTCCTCCTCAGATATGGAGAGCTCTGCAGTGGCTATG ACGTGCGCATCAAATGGGTATCCAATAATCGTGATAAGGGGGTTATCAGATTTAGCTGGAGTAGGAGGAGCTAACACAGTTCATAAGTTTGGATCTTTGGCTGCCACTAACACTGCCAAAGCTGTATTAGAGTTCATTAAGAAGCTCCCACTGTCCtaa
- the LOC104717842 gene encoding esterase OVCA2-like isoform X1, producing MGSKGGSSILRKPRFLCLHGFRTSGEKMKKQLHKWPKSVIGRLELVFLDAPFPCRGKSDYDGIYDPPYYEWYQYNKEFTVYTNLEKCFEFLEDRMVKLGPFDGLIGFSQGAILSGALLGMQAKGIAFQKVPKIKFVIIIGGAMFKSTKMRENAYSSSLDTLSLHILGEKDFVKHSGIKLTELFQNPVVVHHSKGHTVPRLDDKSLENVTRFIDTIEHLVMEEDKKNGEETNSTSIGQIMGRL from the exons ATGGGAAGCAAAGGAGGATCGTCGATCTTGAGAAAACCAAGGTTTTTGTGTCTCCATGGATTTCGTACGAGCGgggagaaaatgaagaaacAGCTTCATAAATGGCCTAAATCTGTGATTGGTCGATTAGAACTCGTGTTTCTCGACGCACCTTTTCCTTGTCGAGGCAAATCTGATTATGATGGCATCTATGATCCTCCTTATTACGAGTGGTATCAATATAACAAG gaATTCACAGTGTATACCAACTTGGAgaaatgttttgagtttttggagGATCGTATGGTCAAGCTTGGTCCCTTTGATGGTCTCATCGGTTTTTCCCAG GGGGCAATTTTGTCTGGGGCTTTACTAGGAATGCAAGCCAAG GGAATTGCATTTCAGAAAGTGCCAAAGATCAAGTTTGTCATAATCATTGGAGGAGCTATGTTCAAATCCACGAAGATGAGAGAGAATGCGTACTCGTCTTCCTTGGACACTCTCTCCCTCCACATTTTAG GAGAGAAAGATTTCGTGAAACATTCTGGAATCAAGCTGACAGAACTCTTCCAGAATCCGGTTGTTGTTCATCATAGCAAAGGCCATACCGTCCCAAGGCTTGATGACAAAAGCTTGGAAAACGTTACAAGGTTCATCGATACCATAGAGCATCTAGTGATGgaggaagacaagaagaatGGTGAAGAAACTAATAGCACCTCCATTGGACAAATAATGGGGCGTCTTTAG
- the LOC104717842 gene encoding esterase OVCA2-like isoform X2 → MGSKGGSSILRKPRFLCLHGFRTSGEKMKKQLHKWPKSVIGRLELVFLDAPFPCRGKSDYDGIYDPPYYEWYQYNKEFTVYTNLEKCFEFLEDRMVKLGPFDGLIGFSQGAILSGALLGMQAKGIAFQKVPKIKFVIIIGGAMFKSTKMRENAYSSSLDTLSLHILGNAACTTSKSACST, encoded by the exons ATGGGAAGCAAAGGAGGATCGTCGATCTTGAGAAAACCAAGGTTTTTGTGTCTCCATGGATTTCGTACGAGCGgggagaaaatgaagaaacAGCTTCATAAATGGCCTAAATCTGTGATTGGTCGATTAGAACTCGTGTTTCTCGACGCACCTTTTCCTTGTCGAGGCAAATCTGATTATGATGGCATCTATGATCCTCCTTATTACGAGTGGTATCAATATAACAAG gaATTCACAGTGTATACCAACTTGGAgaaatgttttgagtttttggagGATCGTATGGTCAAGCTTGGTCCCTTTGATGGTCTCATCGGTTTTTCCCAG GGGGCAATTTTGTCTGGGGCTTTACTAGGAATGCAAGCCAAG GGAATTGCATTTCAGAAAGTGCCAAAGATCAAGTTTGTCATAATCATTGGAGGAGCTATGTTCAAATCCACGAAGATGAGAGAGAATGCGTACTCGTCTTCCTTGGACACTCTCTCCCTCCACATTTTAG GCAATGCTGCGTGTACGACGAGCAAAAGTGCCTGTTCCACGTAG
- the LOC104717843 gene encoding uncharacterized protein LOC104717843 isoform X2, whose product MNMFFSAASISDPTLLVLIPSWISLFIGTGGPRRLRAPANAKVMDVCNHEGWSLADPRSEQSLALHAYLTTINLPSVSQSMDSYEWVVEDNSCKGFSTRKTWDALRPRAPLVDWHDSVWFKGAMPRHAFNMWIANLDRLPTKMRLVRWGMNINSTCDLCSLYQETRDHLFLACDYARSIWLATNSRLGLPQIYFTSWSDLISWTKVKNNRSPPTLRKLVAQSVIYAIWKQRNNLLHNQTCITPSILFKEIDREIRNSIIARQLKKRFKNLMGLWL is encoded by the exons ATGAATATGTTTTTCTCCGCAGCGTCGATTTCAGACCCGACCCTACTAGTACTCATCCCTTCTTGGATCTCTCTG TTCATAGGTACAGGGGGCCCTCGGAGGTTAAGAGCTCCAGCAAACGCCAAAGTTATGGATGTGTGTAACCACGAGGGTTGGAGTTTAGCAGACCCAAGATCAGAACAATCCCTTGCTCTTCATGCCTATCTAACAACAATAAACCTGCCTAGTGTCTCGCAAAGCATGGATTCTTATGAGTGGGTAGTAGAGGACAACTCCTGTAAGGGTTTCTCAACTAGGAAAACATGGGATGCGCTCAGGCCGCGAGCACCTCTTGTGGATTGGCACGACTCAGTTTGGTTTAAAGGAGCTATGCCCAGGCACGCTTTCAACATGTGGATAGCAAACCTGGATCGTCTCCCTACTAAAATGAGATTGGTAAGATGGGGAATGAACATTAACAGTACCTGTGACTTATGCTCTCTGTACCAGGAAACCAGAGATCATCTTTTCTTGGCTTGTGATTATGCACGATCCATCTGGCTTGCCACAAATTCGAGACTAGGCTTGCCACAAATTTACTTCACCTCTTGGTCGGACCTCATCTCCTGGACAAAAGTGAAGAATAACAGATCCCCGCCGACTCTGAGAAAATTGGTAGCCCAATCGGTCATATATGCAATATGGAAACAGAGGAACAACCTTCTTCACAACCAAACCTGCATCACACCTTCTATCCTCTTCAAAGAAATAGATCGTGAGATCAGGAACTCAATCATTGCAAGACAGCTGAAAAAGCGGTTCAAGAACCTTATGGGACTGTGGTTGTAA